The Triticum dicoccoides isolate Atlit2015 ecotype Zavitan chromosome 6A, WEW_v2.0, whole genome shotgun sequence genome has a window encoding:
- the LOC119319008 gene encoding epoxide hydrolase A-like — protein MNENGGVRHWHADVNGVSLHVAEQGPADGPAVLLLHGFPELWLSWRHQMAALAARGFRALAPDLRGFGDSSAPADPAAYTILHVVGDVVALLDHLRLTKVVVVGHDLGGQAAWHLCLFRPDRVRAVVALGVPFFPRSPGPVSEMFAARGDGFYITQYQEPGRTERAFNRYAAATVLKKFYSIKFDDLTAPPGVEIIDFLESSSSPLPWMTEEELGQYAEKFQKSGFTGPLNYYRMMDTNWMLTAPWHGAKITVPAKFIGGEKDTGVQSFGIKHYIESGAFKFSVPDLEVAIIEGHHYLQQEQAERVNSEILSFLDKLSGEETPK, from the exons ATGAACGAGAACGGCGGTGTGCGGCACTGGCACGCCGACGTGAACGGCGTGTCCCTGCACGTAGCCGAGCAGGGCCCCGCCGACGGCCCGGCGGTGCTCCTCCTGCACGGCTTCCCGGAGCTCTGGCTGTCGTGGCGCCACCAGATGGCCGCGCTCGCCGCACGCGGCTTCCGTGCCCTGGCTCCCGACCTCCGCGGCTTCGGCGACTCTAGCGCCCCGGCTGACCCTGCAGCCTACACCATCCTCCACGTCGTCGGCGATGTCGTCGCGCTCCTCGACCACctccgcctcaccaag gtggtggtggtggggcatGACTTGGGCGGCCAGGCGGCGTGGCATCTGTGCCTGTTCCGGCCGGACCGGGTGCGCGCCGTCGTCGCGCTGGGGGTGCCGTTCTTCCCACGCTCCCCTGGACCCGTGTCGGAGATGTTCGCGGCGCGCGGCGATGGCTTCTACATCACGCAGTACCAG GAGCCTGGAAGAACTGAAAGAGCATTCAATCGGTACGCTGCTGCAACCGTCCTAAAGAAGTTCTACTCAATCAAATTTGATGACCTCACTGCTCCTCCTGGAGTCGAGATCATAGACTTTTTGGAATCATCATCATCCCCACTTCCTTGGATGACCGAGGAAGAACTGGGTCAGTACGCCGAGAAGTTTCAAAAGTCTGGCTTCACCGGGCCGCTCAACTACTACCGCATGATGGACAC GAATTGGATGCTTACTGCGCCATGGCATGGTGCGAAGATCACGGTGCCTGCAAAGTTTATCGGGGGTGAGAAGGACACTGGTGTCCAGTCCTTTGGAATCAAACACTACATTGAGAGCGGAGCTTTCAAGTTCAGTGTTCCGGATCTTGAGGTTGCCATCATTGAAGGTCACCATTACCTCCAGCAAGAGCAGGCCGAGAGGGTGAACTCTGAGATATTGTCCTTCCTGGACAAGTTATCTGGCGAGGAGACGCCGAAATAG
- the LOC119318842 gene encoding UPF0481 protein At3g47200-like, with translation MAAAGGSSKRTWVVDVEKKLKEAGNSSASRWERHCIYQVPPCMTNIKSKAYQPQVVSLGPFHHGDLDLRPMEEHKCRALRQLLQRAERTFDELVDGVEDVAEQLEGAYMDLDSEWRADGGGRERFLAMMIFDGCFLLEVMRCTAADGKQVGDYAHNDPIFSPHGILYMVPYIRRDVLMLENQLPLLLLQKLVGVESGKPPNDDFINRMVLKFLAQSSGPLPPGIGLGLHPLDVFRRSMLATKCHKIRNLQETEEDNAIIRSAVELYEAGIQFKPSKTLSLHDIRFQGGTLSMPTVSVDDSTEYMFLNMMAFERLHAGAGNDVTGYVFFMDNIIDSAKDVALLSSKGIIQNAIGSDQAVAKLFNTISRDVVLEPNSALDAVQRQVNGYFRQPWNIWRANLIHTYFRSPWAFLSLAAAVFLLGMTVMQTVYTVLQFYGNDSDSLPPSAPSPM, from the exons atggcggcggccggcggcagcaGCAAGAGGACGTGGGTGGTGGACGTGGAGAAGAAGCTCAAGGAAGCCGGCAATTCGTCCGCGTCGCGGTGGGAGCGCCACTGCATCTACCAAGTGCCGCCCTGCATGACCAACATCAAGAGCAAGGCGTACCAGCCGCAGGTGGTGTCGCTGGGCCCATTCCACCACGGCGACCTCGACCTGCGGCCCATGGAGGAGCACAAGTGCCGGGCACTGCGGCAGCTGCTCCAGCGCGCGGAGCGGACCTTCGACGAGCTCGTCGACGGCGTGGAGGACGTCGCGGAGCAGCTCGAGGGCGCGTACATGGACCTCGACAGCGAGTGGCGCGCCGATGGCGGGGGCAGGGAGCGGTTCCTGGCCATGATGATCTTCGACGGCTGCTTCCTGCTGGAGGTGATGAGGTGCACGGCCGCAGACGGGAAGCAGGTCGGCGACTACGCGCATAACGACCCGATCTTCAGCCCCCACGGGATACTCTACATGGTGCCCTACATCCGGCGAGACGTGCTCATGCTCGAGAACCAGCTACCGCTGCTCCTGCTCCAGAAGCTCGTCGGGGTTGAGAGTGGAAAGCCTCCG AACGACGACTTCATCAACCGGATGGTGCTGAAATTTCTGGCCCAATCTTCCGGCCCGCTACCACCAGGCATCGGCCTAGGGCTCCACCCACTAGATGTCTTTCGCCGGAGCATGCTCGCTACTAAATGTCATAAAATCCGGAACCTTCAAGAAACGGAGGAGGACAACGCCATCATCCGGTCAGCAGTGGAGCTCTACGAAGCTGGAATCCAGTTCAAGCCGAGCAAGACGTTGAGCCTGCACGACATCCGGTTTCAGGGCGGCACACTGAGCATGCCGACGGTGTCAGTGGACGACTCCACCGAGTACATGTTCCTCAACATGATGGCGTTTGAGCGGCTGCACGCCGGCGCCGGTAACGACGTGACCGGCTACGTCTTCTTCATGGACAACATTATCGACTCGGCCAAGGATGTGGCGCTGCTGAGCTCCAAGGGGATCATCCAGAACGCCATCGGCAGCGACCAGGCCGTGGCCAAGCTGTTCAACACTATCTCCAGGGACGTGGTGCTTGAGCCCAACAGCGCTCTCGACGCCGTGCAGCGGCAGGTGAACGGCTACTTCCGGCAGCCATGGAACATTTGGCGCGCCAACCTCATCCACACATATTTCAGGAGCCCCTGGGCGTTCCTCTCCCTCGCCGCAGCCGTCTTCCTCCTCGGCATGACCGTCATGCAGACCGTCTACACCGTGCTGCAGTTCTACGGGAACGACAGCGACAGCCTGCCACCGTCGGCACCTTCTCCTATGTGA